DNA from Ictalurus punctatus breed USDA103 chromosome 7, Coco_2.0, whole genome shotgun sequence:
actgaaacacagacattagTGCTGAAACACTcactacaaaatataaaattatgaTCAATATAGAAAGAATGTACAGCGTGTTCAAGTAGCTTTATTATCATTTCAGTCagatacagctggtacagtacacagtgaaacgaaacaacgttcctctaggaccatggttctacataaaacaccactctaaccacatgagacgacacagaactaaataagatctacaaacattctacataaagtgcacgtgcagacgtgtgctaacaacacaggacagtacagtacagccGAACAGTAcccagttttaatttaaaatattaaattatgatcaatatagaaagaatgtacagtgtgtgtctgataccAGAGGCCTTAAAgctacactgtaaataaatcacctgCTTTGTCTCTATAAGTGCTGACTAATCACTTTGGAAATCATACATAAGAGACCTGGAGCCAGATCACATCAGGATCTCGAATaattgtaggattttttttcttttgttccagTCTGCTTCCTTACCAATGACCAAAACATGGAattatacagaataaaatgtgatgtcaaataaatggattaaaaaaacaacaattatttattttaaaaatcttaatctcctgttcattttattaaataaatcagaataatgCGTTACTATAAATACATCTAACACAATACCAAATGATTATAATCAGGATCTGTAGAAGACGCTGGACTTTTTCGTGCAAGTGGTTATAACTTGtccaaaatatttttcagaGTTACATGTGTAATGTTACATTCTTCTCCAAAATCTTCTAAACTCTCCACACTCAtgaaaaccaatcaatcaaaaacatgctaattattTCAGGAAATATTTTACTATCTTTGTACAGCGCTCCCAAAACCTGTGGTGTTCATAAATCCTGATGAACAGGTGTACAGAGGAGAGACTGTCACTCTCAGATGTGACATACAGGATGAAGAGGACTCTGACTGGATCTACAGCTGGGATAAAGATGGTTCTGGTGTCAGTAGTGAACAGGAGTACAGAATCAGTAGTGCTGAAACATCTCATGCAGGTAAATACACCtgtagaggaagagagagaggaggctcacactcctcacacaccagtgatgctgttacactgactgtatcaggtgagtgtgatcATCTCTTCAGTACTCATTAACCTCAGGTTCACCTCAGCACTCAGTACTGGTGTAGATTAGAGCTGCACAATATGCATACAAAGTGTGATATGCAGTAAACATGTTAGACTTTGAGATGATGTGAAATGCAGTCGATGAAGACTAaagatgtgatttttatttatttgctgacTCAATGTGCTGCAAAATGCTGAACATGAAAATGTCCCAGGTTTatccaataataaataatattaatggcAAATTATcgcttcttttattattattgcattaagtgtaaaatgaaataataaaatgcattctGCTGGTTCAAATATTTTCCATTGAAGGACGTTTTAAATAACAGTCAAACATAATGCAGTACATTTTGTCTTTACACTTTTACTTGAATAAGAGAACAATGTACTTCACATTAAATCTACTCTCACAAAAACTAAATTACTTTGATAAATACCATAAAATATTTTGACAGATATTCATGAATAATTTGTCTATGACAGGAGTCTTTACAGTGTATCAGTAATAGTGTGTTTGTCTGTAGTAGTGATTAGTGTGTTAAACACTCTGAGACAGAACATGAACAGTTAACATCCTGAACTGTGTGTTTCATCTCCAACTGCAGAAAAACCTAAACCTGAACTCACACCAAGTCGTGAAGGAGCTGTACTGAAAGGAAACTACGTGACTCTGTCCTGTACACTGAAACTGCAGTCTGCTGGATGGAAGTTTTACTGGATCAAACCCACACAgagcactgagactgagactgaaGCTGAAGCTAAAACAGACTCCTACATCTTCAGATCAGTTAGAGTCTCTGATGGAGGTCAGTACTGGTGCAGAGCTGGAAGAGGAAACCCAgtctactacacacactacagtgatGCACTCTGGGTAAATGTTACTGGTGAGTGAAAACAGGTTGCAAAACACTGCCACTTCTTAACAgactttatatattattatgtaaatataCACTGCATCATCACTAATTTCTTAAATATACAGCAGTTGTCATATTAGAACTGTACATTATTGAAGTGTGTTTGCATTtgtgttgttaataataaaattatgtttctgCAGAGAGTCCTAAAGCTGTGGTGACCATAAAGCCTGATAAACATGTGTTCAGTGGAGAGACTGTGATTCTCAGATGTGAAATCCAGGGAGGAGGAGACACTGAGTGGAAATACAGCTGGTATAAGAATGATAAAACACTCTACCCATACCCCACAACACAggagttcagcttcagctcagttATGAATTATAACAGAGGTAAATACACCTGCACAGGGAGGAGAAGCAGTGACTCTCAGAGCTCAGAgatcagtgatgctgttacactcactgtatcaggtgagtgtgtgagtttgttttatcctgttattgattatatgtttaattatatgtatatggttactgatcagaaggttaggagtacaagccccagcactgccaagctaccactgttgggccctttggcaaggcccttaatcctcaattgctcagttgtataaatgagacaaatgtaagttgctctggataagggcatctgccaaattccataaaatgttaaataaataaataaataaataaataaataaaattatttagatGTAAGAGCATTATCactctgtatgattttattttattttacatttgttgtcCATCAGATGCAGCAGAGGCAGTAGTGAGTGTGTCTCCACTGCGCTGGCTGACTGAAGGAGACTCAGTGACTCTAAGCTGTGAGGTTAAACACTCCTCTACAGGCTGGACATTCAGCTGGTACACAGAGATTCCCTCCAGAGACAGTCAGGGTTCCCTCAGGTACAGTACAGCGCTCctctcagacagcagcagaggatctggaggctcCTACACTCTCAGTCCTGTTACTGTGAATCACACAGGAGTTTATATgtgcagagcagagagaggagaaccagTCTTTCACACACGGGACAGTAACCTACAGCCACTGTGCATCACTggtgaggaaataaatcaacaatagTGTTGAGTTGGAGTGTATCAAAATGTAGCATATCTGAATGAAAGAtcagatagataaataatatttattaattagtattcattaatatttattaatattaggtGTTGTatatgtgctaatgtgttgtgtaataactgtttatatttaaactgcttagtgaggaatgtgtaaagcagCTGAATAAGCACCTGatagtagatttttatttggatATCATTGTCTAAACAAAGCAAATATTAATCCTGTGGCTATTTCACACATGTTTACTAAACTGTATAGTGAAATTAACATCACGATTACatctaaatatattttaattttcagaATAAGATCTGGATTAtaatgtgtgtttcaggtgaatctcctccagtgtctctgatcatcaatcccagcagaactcaacactttactgctgactctctctcactgagctgTGAGGACCAGAGTGACTCTACTGGATGGACAGTGAgaggatacacacacagtgagacagtgtCTGATTGTCCTTCAGTTTCAGGATCTACATGTAACATCAGCTCCCtctctacatcacacactggagtttactggtgtcagtctgaatctggaggacgcagtaatcctgtcaacatcacagtgcatCGTGAGTCTTCAATGTTCTCATCAGTAATGCATGTACAATATACAGGAATAAAGATAACACTAAGAATCTACTGAATTgttgaaattatatatatatccaaattGTGAAACAGAGGcatagtcaaaaacaggcaatggatcgggcgatcagcaaacaggcatatactgggctaggcaggaatccaAAACGAGGTCACAATAAacaaggtcaaaacacaaagcatgaaacGGGAACTGGTAAATGAAAGTAGAGAAACAAAAGCATGGAAACGAGAAAACATTGTTAAACTAAACTATCTATCTAACTAGTGAGGTATCTTTGAATGTATCTATGTAATACTCCGCCAAGTGTACTGTGAGGCGAGGGGTATATATCCCAAACGTAATCGTCGTTAAGTGCTCGAACAACACCCTCAAACAACCAATGagaaaacagggaggagacagaacagaaacaaaataaacgcacgtgtccatagtaaacaatgtcacagttatCAACAATCGAAGAGCGCGCGCTCGCTGAGCACTCATGCACTTGGCTCGTGTACGCGCTCGCCCTCCGGTACTCCAAGCATGCTACAGGCTGCAGTTCTGACTaaaggggagatcgtgacataAAACACTCTCCATTGGCGATCCTGGCCCCCtcggcaaaatgtccccaggtgaaccaggagactgagcggcgtcctcaacGGAGCAAGAAAGCAAAACCACATTCTtagcggaacaggtaagcatagtgacgtcctcagtggaacagaaaAGCAGGGCACCATCCTCAGTGgtacaggaaagcagagcgccATCCTCAACggaacagaaaagcagagcggcgtcctcagcggaacagaaaagcagagcggcgtcctcaacagaacagaaaagtAGGAGTGCCGTCCTCAACGGAACAGGAAAAAAGAGCACCATCCTCtgtggaacaggaaagcagagtgccgtcctcagtggagcacgAAAGCAGAACTACGTcgtcagctgagcaggaaggcggagcgtcGTCCTCCATTGACTTTGCAGGCTGAAATTGGTTGGCTGTGTTACAGacttgtgtgtgagcagagcttggttgtctatgtcagcagactcagacgtgagcggaacttggaacctggttggtcatgacgtcagcttcaacctgggacaggaacttcaTGTAAGCAGAGCTTGGcttggccgtctcttcgacctgggacaggaacttagcatgagcagagcttgggttggcagtctcttcgacctcaggcATGAACATgacttgggaggtcacctcgttgacctctagcaggaacttgactttaagcttgagctctggagctgagaccccCTCATTGGTCCCAGGCTGAAACTCTGGGGCtaaggtcaccacgttgacctctggctggagctcagcaggtgagacctcTTCGGAGGTCACAAGCTGGAGcgctgaggtcgccatgttgacttCTGGCTGGAGGTCAGCATatgagacctcctcgtgggtctcaagctggagctttgaggtcgccacattgacctctggctggagctcagcaggtgagatctccttgtgggtctcatgctggagctctgaggtcaccacgttgacctctggctggagctcagcaggtgagatcACCTCATAggtctccagctggagctctggggttGCCATGTGAGTCTGCTGATCATATGTCGTAAATGGCACGTCCGGTTCAACTATGAGGCATGGCTGCCCCACAAAATCTTCAAAGATCGCCCAGGATTCTGGGCAGCTGTACACCCTCATGACCAGTCCCACAAACAGATTGACACTTTCCAGTCCCCAGGATCCCATGGCTGCTAAATGCTGTGCCCACTGGTGTGCCGGACCGCAAAACCGGGACAACAGGAACCATAGCCATTGCTTCTCGCCGGGCTTGGGGAAATCCAAAACGAGGTCACAATAAATGAGGTcaaaacacaaagcatgaaacGGGAACTGGGAAACGAGAGGCAGGAAACAAAAGCATGGAAACGAGAAAACTAAACTTCCTTAAACTAAACTATCTAACTATCAAGGTATCTTTGAATGTATCTAACTACAAAATACTCCGCAAAGTGTACCGTGAGGCGAGGGGTATATATCCCGAACATAATCAGCATTAAGtgctgacagctgaaaacaatgagaACATCCtcgaacaacaacaacaaccaatgagTAAACAGGGaggaaacagaacagaaacaaaacaaacacacctgtccatagtaaacaatgtcacagttatC
Protein-coding regions in this window:
- the LOC128628715 gene encoding Fc receptor-like protein 3: PKLTVRVNPQSSVYTGDRVTLNCNLLSNGWTFLWYKDRVQVAEDTDTLHDTVSNAGETVYQCKARRGNYDSELSDPFTVTVRALPKPVVFINPDEQVYRGETVTLRCDIQDEEDSDWIYSWDKDGSGVSSEQEYRISSAETSHAGKYTCRGRERGGSHSSHTSDAVTLTVSEKPKPELTPSREGAVLKGNYVTLSCTLKLQSAGWKFYWIKPTQSTETETEAEAKTDSYIFRSVRVSDGGQYWCRAGRGNPVYYTHYSDALWVNVTESPKAVVTIKPDKHVFSGETVILRCEIQGGGDTEWKYSWYKNDKTLYPYPTTQEFSFSSVMNYNRGKYTCTGRRSSDSQSSEISDAVTLTVSDAAEAVVSVSPLRWLTEGDSVTLSCEVKHSSTGWTFSWYTEIPSRDSQGSLRYSTALLSDSSRGSGGSYTLSPVTVNHTGVYMCRAERGEPVFHTRDSNLQPLCITGESPPVSLIINPSRTQHFTADSLSLSCEDQSDSTGWTVRGYTHSETVSDCPSVSGSTCNISSLSTSHTGVYWCQSESGGRSNPVNITVHHGDVILDSPVHPVTEGHPLTLHCLSRNSNISDSGVDFYKDGSVLQKKTTGEMTISTVSKSDEGFYHCKHPERGESPKSWVSVRGRSHAEAPMSVLRLISSLVTVSVYLQLTIILAVKCYRARVQTEEDNKQNAVIEE